In Pseudoalteromonas xiamenensis, the following are encoded in one genomic region:
- a CDS encoding helix-turn-helix domain-containing protein: MQSPEEYEVTLRIHTIIKELKAKRGYTKKKISELLGIGLTTLDDHLNGTSSFRLGTLIKFAQISRTRLGDILEGTKEFDQELKKDTQHEEEIEPIKQENP; this comes from the coding sequence ATGCAATCACCCGAAGAGTATGAGGTCACACTTAGGATCCATACCATTATTAAAGAGCTGAAAGCCAAACGCGGCTATACCAAGAAAAAAATCAGTGAACTGTTGGGGATTGGCTTAACCACGTTAGATGACCACCTCAATGGCACCAGTTCTTTTCGCTTAGGTACACTAATTAAATTTGCTCAAATTAGCCGCACACGTTTAGGCGACATTCTTGAAGGCACAAAAGAATTTGATCAGGAATTAAAAAAGGACACCCAACATGAAGAAGAAATCGAACCTATCAAGCAAGAAAATCCTTGA
- a CDS encoding helix-turn-helix domain-containing protein, giving the protein MQSPEELEVTQRVREIIDELKARRGYTKKRVCDLLGIGQSTLDDYLNGKSSFKLDTLIKLSQISRLSLSEIVEGTRDYDRQLQTSQEFKLKEIARKGAELSIIILIAMSSGVYYLSLYVVMLAGIYFLSKKSRSSQFITLLIIISTIIEIGLTIPYHLFMRDYSGYTQGNVIFPIHLTMDIVTLISIWSYQTLACYFYKSRPLTVKLNLFEKCYIHAPMMSLYFVFCFVDLAAIVENQIRNLERLGIDESFASQFYHWQFIYDYYASIKVALICCTVFLLISNLSILKATQKHAVS; this is encoded by the coding sequence ATGCAATCGCCAGAAGAATTAGAAGTCACACAGCGCGTTCGTGAAATAATCGATGAGCTTAAAGCAAGACGCGGTTACACGAAAAAACGCGTTTGTGACTTATTGGGTATTGGCCAATCCACCTTAGACGATTACCTCAATGGTAAGTCGTCGTTCAAGCTCGATACCTTGATAAAGCTATCGCAAATTAGTCGTTTAAGTCTTTCGGAAATCGTTGAAGGGACAAGAGATTACGACCGTCAACTTCAGACTTCACAGGAATTCAAACTAAAGGAAATCGCTCGCAAAGGAGCCGAACTAAGCATTATTATTTTAATCGCCATGTCATCAGGGGTCTATTATCTAAGTTTGTATGTGGTAATGCTTGCTGGAATCTATTTTTTATCAAAAAAGTCCCGTTCTTCACAGTTTATAACGTTACTAATAATCATATCCACAATCATTGAGATAGGCCTAACAATCCCATATCACCTGTTTATGCGAGATTACTCAGGCTACACTCAAGGCAATGTCATTTTCCCTATACATTTGACCATGGACATAGTTACCTTGATTAGCATTTGGAGTTATCAAACTCTAGCGTGCTATTTTTACAAATCCAGACCTTTAACGGTAAAACTGAATCTCTTTGAAAAATGCTATATTCACGCTCCGATGATGTCGTTGTACTTTGTCTTCTGCTTTGTTGACTTAGCTGCGATAGTGGAAAATCAAATAAGAAATTTGGAAAGACTGGGGATTGACGAATCATTTGCCTCTCAATTTTACCATTGGCAATTTATTTACGACTACTACGCATCAATTAAAGTGGCGCTCATTTGTTGTACCGTCTTTCTGCTTATCAGCAACCTATCCATTCTCAAAGCAACACAGAAACACGCGGTAAGTTGA
- a CDS encoding oligosaccharide flippase family protein — protein MSEQHNQYLSQGALFLILSILLGYVADYTFNLTLIRHLSVHEYGDYKVAYGFTTLMSVLVLLGGDRLAPRILSRPISEQHTSTIIDYLAFYLKNAFVLSLIVIVLTWVASFAYLFSFDKQDHHAMAYMVLAVPLIAVGAILSRVLQSAKRLAASNLPWRIALPALKALCVLLLAKWFTTLSVIHVIAAGISVVLAILFWQLRYLKQLGLLHSLKPTHSLDTSKLLKLSIPMMLAMLVTMLLNQTDIFMLELISQEHTVGHFGAANTLAHLIPVTQVTIASLFMPLIGHYFDKQPDQALALLKKAQRITIMVIAAIAVLLFLFSNSLLAIFGESYLNAEPALVWLIAGYSIWAFAAPSVTWQQYNGNGLQIVYVGAAAIMIDLAANLYFIPKYDIEGAAIATALSLSCATVLVLMLNLKQSAKTIEN, from the coding sequence ATGTCTGAGCAACATAATCAGTATTTAAGCCAAGGCGCGCTTTTTCTAATTCTTTCAATTTTGCTTGGATACGTCGCTGACTATACGTTTAACCTGACACTAATTCGGCATTTAAGCGTACATGAATATGGCGATTACAAAGTCGCCTATGGTTTCACTACGTTAATGTCAGTACTCGTGTTACTAGGTGGAGACAGACTGGCCCCCCGTATTTTATCAAGGCCTATTTCAGAGCAGCACACCAGCACCATTATCGATTACCTCGCCTTTTATCTTAAAAATGCGTTTGTGCTTAGCCTTATCGTTATTGTTCTGACGTGGGTGGCAAGCTTTGCTTACCTGTTTTCCTTTGATAAACAAGACCACCATGCGATGGCTTATATGGTGCTTGCAGTACCACTCATCGCAGTTGGTGCAATTTTAAGTCGAGTGCTGCAAAGTGCTAAAAGACTTGCTGCATCTAATTTACCGTGGCGAATTGCACTCCCCGCGCTCAAAGCGCTTTGTGTGCTATTACTTGCAAAATGGTTTACTACGTTGTCGGTCATTCATGTAATAGCAGCAGGGATCTCGGTAGTACTGGCCATTTTATTTTGGCAATTACGCTATTTAAAGCAGCTTGGATTACTGCATTCACTCAAACCGACGCATAGTTTAGACACCTCGAAGTTGCTCAAACTCTCCATCCCAATGATGCTCGCGATGCTCGTCACGATGTTGCTAAACCAAACCGACATATTTATGTTGGAGCTGATTTCACAAGAGCATACGGTCGGCCATTTCGGTGCAGCAAATACCTTGGCGCACCTTATTCCCGTAACTCAAGTGACTATCGCAAGTCTTTTTATGCCCTTAATTGGTCACTACTTTGACAAACAGCCTGACCAAGCACTTGCGTTATTAAAAAAAGCACAGCGCATCACGATTATGGTCATTGCTGCAATTGCGGTATTGCTTTTCCTATTTTCAAATTCACTTTTAGCCATTTTTGGTGAAAGTTACTTAAATGCTGAACCCGCGTTGGTTTGGCTGATTGCAGGATACAGTATATGGGCATTTGCAGCGCCAAGTGTTACTTGGCAACAGTACAACGGGAATGGCTTACAAATCGTTTATGTTGGCGCGGCGGCAATAATGATTGATTTAGCGGCGAACCTTTACTTTATTCCAAAATATGACATCGAAGGCGCCGCGATAGCAACGGCATTGTCGCTGTCCTGTGCCACGGTATTGGTGCTCATGTTGAATCTAAAGCAGTCAGCAAAAACTATCGAAAATTAA
- a CDS encoding rhodanese-like domain-containing protein yields MVKSSQQLVEQAKGAISEVSVLELFEALQNDDSVLIDVREPEEFNVGHLAKSVNFPRGVLEMKIHLHPMVCDLCDKDALECLAHRPIYLICRSGARSALAALSLKEMGFEKVYSVAGGFIEWVNSHLPVENGG; encoded by the coding sequence ATGGTCAAATCGTCACAACAGTTAGTTGAACAAGCAAAAGGTGCGATAAGTGAAGTCTCTGTGCTTGAGCTGTTCGAAGCGTTACAAAACGATGACTCTGTTTTAATTGATGTGCGTGAACCCGAGGAGTTCAACGTGGGACACCTCGCCAAAAGCGTAAACTTTCCTAGGGGCGTGCTTGAAATGAAGATTCATCTCCACCCGATGGTGTGTGATTTGTGTGATAAAGATGCACTTGAATGCCTCGCACATCGTCCGATTTACCTTATTTGTCGCTCTGGTGCACGTTCAGCCCTTGCAGCGCTGAGTTTAAAAGAAATGGGTTTTGAGAAAGTCTATTCAGTCGCGGGTGGTTTTATCGAGTGGGTTAACAGTCACTTACCTGTTGAAAACGGTGGCTAG
- a CDS encoding TSUP family transporter, whose translation MIFDWALIGVMVFGGILGSLFGSRLSTLLPKQWLQKGFAVFLLAMSGFVFMRSVYL comes from the coding sequence ATGATCTTTGATTGGGCGCTGATAGGTGTAATGGTGTTTGGCGGGATTTTAGGTAGTTTATTTGGAAGTAGGCTTAGTACGTTGTTGCCCAAACAATGGTTGCAAAAGGGGTTTGCCGTGTTCTTGCTCGCCATGTCTGGTTTCGTATTCATGCGTAGTGTCTATCTGTAG
- a CDS encoding sulfite exporter TauE/SafE family protein has product MLQALFGATIIGLSLGVFGSGGSILTVPILMYLLDVPAPLAIASSLAIVAGISFGGSIFNVLKRQVSYRHLIWFGLPGMFGTYFGAWFGSIVGSRVQLFVFVVLMSIAAVFMWRGRKESTSTAVQPLQLLLLEGFVVGVVTGFVGVGGGFLIVPALMFFAGLPMLLATGTSLMIIAMNSSSGFVKYYEALQCSSDDL; this is encoded by the coding sequence ATGTTGCAAGCGCTATTTGGCGCCACAATTATCGGCCTTAGTTTGGGCGTGTTTGGGTCTGGTGGTTCAATTCTGACCGTACCAATTCTCATGTATCTACTTGACGTACCTGCGCCACTCGCGATTGCCTCTTCATTGGCGATAGTTGCTGGGATTAGTTTTGGTGGGAGTATTTTTAACGTGTTGAAGCGCCAAGTGAGTTATCGGCACTTAATTTGGTTTGGTCTCCCTGGCATGTTTGGTACTTACTTCGGTGCTTGGTTTGGTTCAATCGTGGGCAGCCGAGTTCAACTCTTCGTGTTCGTGGTGCTGATGAGTATTGCCGCCGTGTTTATGTGGCGAGGACGTAAAGAATCGACATCAACAGCGGTGCAGCCTCTACAATTATTGCTGCTTGAGGGTTTTGTTGTTGGGGTTGTGACTGGTTTTGTAGGCGTCGGAGGAGGCTTTTTAATTGTTCCCGCTCTAATGTTTTTTGCAGGATTACCAATGTTGCTCGCAACAGGAACAAGTTTAATGATTATCGCAATGAATTCCAGCTCGGGGTTTGTGAAGTATTACGAGGCTCTACAGTGCTCAAGCGATGATCTTTGA
- a CDS encoding MBL fold metallo-hydrolase, which yields MGHSEMNSSFGYTATKSPIHVEAFLDSDSETFSYVVADISTSKAIVIDPVLDFDYKSGRTSTESAEKIVAYLKQQGYQLEWVLETHAHADHVSAAPFLKAKTGAKIGIGEHIKVVQQTFKTIFNLEKSFLPNGTQFDHLFSDQDIIAVGGMSIRIMHTPGHTPADLAYIINEEMAFVGDTLFMPDVGTARCDFPGGSAKTLYRSIQSLLALKPQTELYVCHDYPTKDRGHECCTTVAKQRELNIHIRDGVSEAEFIARRESRDKTLSMPRLILPAIQLNIRAGDMPPAEDNGQIYLKIPLNML from the coding sequence ATGGGTCACAGTGAAATGAATAGCTCGTTTGGATACACAGCGACTAAGTCGCCAATACATGTAGAAGCCTTTTTGGACAGCGACAGCGAAACGTTTAGCTATGTGGTTGCCGACATTAGCACCAGCAAAGCGATTGTGATCGACCCGGTGTTAGACTTTGACTACAAATCCGGACGTACTAGCACTGAAAGTGCTGAGAAAATAGTGGCTTATCTAAAGCAACAGGGTTACCAGTTAGAGTGGGTTTTAGAAACGCACGCTCATGCGGACCATGTATCTGCAGCCCCTTTTTTAAAGGCTAAAACGGGCGCTAAAATCGGCATTGGTGAACATATTAAAGTCGTTCAGCAAACCTTTAAAACAATCTTTAATTTAGAGAAATCGTTTTTGCCAAACGGTACGCAGTTTGATCATCTTTTTAGCGATCAAGACATTATTGCCGTCGGAGGCATGTCCATCCGGATAATGCATACCCCAGGGCATACCCCAGCTGATTTGGCTTACATTATCAACGAAGAAATGGCGTTTGTTGGTGACACGCTGTTTATGCCCGATGTGGGCACTGCGCGCTGTGATTTTCCTGGTGGCAGTGCTAAAACGCTGTACCGCTCGATCCAATCTTTGTTGGCATTAAAGCCACAAACCGAATTGTATGTGTGCCACGACTACCCAACAAAAGACCGAGGACACGAATGCTGCACAACGGTTGCGAAACAACGCGAGTTGAATATTCATATACGTGACGGGGTGAGTGAAGCGGAATTTATAGCACGTCGCGAATCGCGTGATAAAACGTTGTCGATGCCTCGCCTTATCCTACCCGCCATTCAACTCAACATTCGAGCAGGCGACATGCCGCCAGCGGAAGATAACGGCCAAATCTACTTAAAAATTCCTTTGAACATGCTCTAG
- a CDS encoding peroxiredoxin gives MRGLVSLLAVGVSCMYVQAFEFPTTSEHAQTGDSQTVTLERKNVFHLAGKTLKVGDDFPSMLLQTSELSLFDTGVGGKARIFNVLASVDTPVCVQQAQELEAFIKSNPDIASRVDIVAISADTVFAQQRFIKAQGLTNTIYLSDAKDHVFGQQTGMLISELGLLTRSIVVVDAKGKVKHIQRVPELTSLPNLEEAVAIALK, from the coding sequence ATGCGAGGCCTAGTCTCTCTATTGGCGGTCGGCGTATCATGTATGTATGTTCAAGCCTTCGAGTTTCCGACTACGTCTGAACATGCTCAAACTGGTGACTCGCAAACGGTAACGTTGGAGCGAAAGAATGTTTTTCATTTAGCAGGAAAAACATTAAAAGTAGGTGATGATTTTCCATCAATGCTTTTGCAAACCAGCGAGTTAAGCTTGTTTGATACCGGGGTTGGCGGTAAAGCACGTATTTTCAATGTATTGGCGTCTGTAGACACGCCAGTGTGCGTTCAGCAAGCACAAGAGTTAGAAGCCTTTATTAAATCCAACCCTGACATTGCAAGTCGTGTGGACATTGTCGCAATTAGTGCCGATACCGTGTTTGCTCAGCAACGATTTATTAAAGCTCAAGGACTGACAAATACAATTTACTTATCAGATGCAAAAGATCATGTATTTGGTCAACAAACAGGAATGTTAATTTCAGAATTGGGCCTTTTGACGAGAAGTATTGTGGTTGTAGACGCCAAAGGTAAGGTCAAACATATTCAGAGAGTACCTGAATTGACTTCGTTGCCGAATCTCGAAGAAGCCGTAGCTATCGCACTTAAGTAA
- the tpx gene encoding thiol peroxidase, with protein sequence MNIVTFQGEPVFIGGDIPQVGALAPDFTLCAANLGEITLEQYRGKQVILNIFPSIDTPICAQSTIKFNKMVSQHDDTVVLCISADLPFAISRFCADEGLENVVIASCFRHPEFLDILGCGIEKGILRGLAARMVVVLDANGYVTHCELVSEITHEPNYDLAINALRASQCEA encoded by the coding sequence ATGAATATTGTAACATTTCAGGGCGAACCTGTATTTATTGGTGGAGATATTCCACAAGTTGGCGCATTAGCACCAGATTTTACATTGTGTGCAGCTAATCTTGGAGAGATTACCCTTGAACAATATAGAGGAAAGCAGGTCATTCTGAATATTTTCCCAAGTATTGATACGCCAATTTGCGCACAAAGTACCATTAAGTTTAATAAAATGGTTTCTCAACATGATGATACTGTTGTGCTATGTATTTCGGCCGATCTGCCTTTTGCAATTAGTCGCTTTTGTGCAGACGAAGGACTGGAGAATGTCGTCATTGCGTCCTGTTTCCGACATCCTGAGTTTCTAGACATTCTTGGCTGTGGTATTGAAAAAGGCATTTTGAGAGGCTTGGCAGCCCGCATGGTTGTTGTCTTGGATGCCAACGGCTACGTGACACATTGTGAACTTGTGAGCGAAATTACTCATGAACCAAATTACGATCTGGCAATTAATGCACTGAGAGCGTCACAATGCGAGGCCTAG